One Onychostoma macrolepis isolate SWU-2019 chromosome 10, ASM1243209v1, whole genome shotgun sequence genomic region harbors:
- the ccl19b gene encoding C-C motif chemokine 19b, whose product MMFSNALTLWTGAVLILSISLWSCTTAQNDGAADCCLTTSNRRIPQRVVTSFTIQTGDGACRIPATIFVTKKGFKLCAPFPSDNNWASKLIEYILAGPVPKKPKGKKHRQQ is encoded by the exons ATGATGTTCTCTAACGCTCTGACATTATGGACAGGTGCTGTGCTTATATTGAGCATCAGTCTATGGAGCTGCACAACTG CTCAGAACGATGGGGCAGCAGATTGTTGTTTAACCACCAGCAACCGGCGCATCCCACAGAGGGTGGTGACGTCCTTCACCATTCAGACTGGTGATGGAGCCTGCAGAATTCCTGCCACTAT ATTTGTCACAAAGAAGGGCTTTAAGCTCTGTGCACCATTTCCAAGTGATAATAACTGGGCGAGCAAACTGATCGAATACATACTGGCAGGACCTGTACCCAAAAAACCTAAAG GAAAGAAGCATAGACAACAGTAA